From one Anabas testudineus chromosome 21, fAnaTes1.2, whole genome shotgun sequence genomic stretch:
- the LOC113173424 gene encoding trace amine-associated receptor 13c-like — protein MEEAELCFPELNTSCSKTLRPRSKLFSSLLSFVTFLIVVLNLLVIISISHFRQLHTNTNLLVFSLAVTDFLVGLLQMPTEILLYQGCWILGDLLCVVNFFFGAFLISVSVGNMVLISVDRYVAICDPMSYSTKVTLNRVQICICLCWLFSALHSCWTVRNIFNQQDRYDLCYGECIIEYQLTEVAFYTAVTFLGPITVITLLYLRVFVVAVSQARAMRSHVAAVADKHSGTVKPKKSEMKAARTLGVVIFVFLLCYSPLCIITIEVGLSSTLELPMWVVYCNSGVNPLIYALFYPWFRKSIKQIVTLQILQPDSCDANIL, from the exons ATGGaagaagctgaactctgttttccagaACTCAACACTTCATGCAGCAAGACGTTGCGTCCTCGCTCCAAGCTCTTTTCCAGTCTACTGTCCTTCGTCACCTTCCTCATTGTGGTTCTCAatctgctggtcatcatctctatctcccatTTCAG gcagctccacacaaacaccaacctCCTTGTCTTTTCTCTGGCTGTCACAGATTTCCTTGTGGGTTTACTACAGATGCCAACTGAAATCCTCCTCTACCAAGGCTGTTGGATTTTAGGTGACTTACTATGTGTTGTCAATTTCTTTTTTGGTGCCTTCTTAATCAGTGTTTCAGTAGGGAACATGGTACTGATATCAGTTGACCGCTATGTGGCCATATGTGACCCCATGTCTTACTCCACGAAAGTCACTCTGAACAGAGTTCAGatctgcatttgtctgtgttggttattttctgctttgcaCAGTTGTTGGACagtgagaaacatttttaatcaacaagACAGGTATGACTTGTGCTATGGAGAGTGTATAATTGAATATCAACTGACTGAAGTAGCTTTTTAcactgctgtgacctttttaggCCCAATTACAGTCATCACACTTCTGTATCTCcgagtgtttgtggtggctgtgtctcaggctcgtgccatgcgCTCCCATGTTGCAGCTGTTGCAGACAAGCATTCAGGGACTGTGAAACCAAAAAAGTCTGagatgaaagcagccaggactcttggtgtggtcatatttgtttttcttttgtgctacAGTCCACTTTGTATTATCACCATTG aggttggactctcttctactctggagttgcccatg TGGGTGGTTTATTGTAATTCTGGAGTAAATCCTTTGATTTATGCCTTAttttacccctggttcagaaaatctaTCAAACAGATTGTTACACTTCAGATTCTGCAGCCTGACTCCTGTGATGCCAACATATTGTAG
- the LOC113173425 gene encoding trace amine-associated receptor 13c-like encodes MRPRSKLLSSLLSFITVLIVVLNLLVIISISHFRQLHTNTNLLVFSLAVTDFLVGLLQMPTEILLYQGCWILGDLLCVVNFFFGAFLISVSVGNMILISVDRYVAICDPMFYSTKVTLKRVQICIFLCWLFSAVHSCWTFRDIFKQQDRYDFCSGECVIECKLTEVAFHTALTFFAPIAVITLLYLRVFVVAVSQARAMRSHITAATHQRSGTVKPKKSEIKAARTLGIVIFVFLLCYSPFGFITVGIMNNSTWALSATMQYWVVYCNSGLNPLIYAFFYPWFRKSVKQIITLQILQPDSCETNIL; translated from the exons ATGCGTCCTCGCTCCAAGCTCCTGTCCAGTCTACTGTCCTTCATCACCGTCCTCATTGTGGTTCTCAatctgctggtcatcatctctatctcccatTTCAG gcagctccacacaaacaccaacctCCTTGTCTTTTCTCTGGCTGTCACAGATTTCCTTGTGGGTTTACTACAGATGCCAACTGAAATCCTCCTCTACCAAGGCTGTTGGATTTTAGGTGACTTACTATGTGTTGTCAATTTCTTTTTTGGTGCCTTCTTAATCAGTGTTTCAGTAGGAAACATGATACTGATATCAGTTGACCGCTATGTGGCCATTTGTGACCCCATGTTCTACTCCACTAAAGTCACTCTGAAAAGAGTTCAGAtctgcatttttctgtgttggttattttctgctgtgcaCAGTTGTTGGACGTTCCGAGATATTTTCAAACAACAAGACAGGTACGATTTCTGCTCTGGAGAGTGTGTAATTGAATGTAAACTGACTGAAGTAGCATTTCATACTGCTCTGACCTTTTTTGCCCCTATTGCTGTCATCACACTTCTGTATCTCCgggtgtttgtggtggctgtgtctcaggctcgtgccatgcgCTCTCACATCACAGCTGCCACACACCAGCGTTCAGGGACTGTGAAACCAAAGAAATCTGAGAtcaaagcagccaggactcttggtattgtgatatttgtgtttcttttatgcTACAGTCCATTTGGCTTTATAACTGTTGGTATTATGAACAACTCAACATGGGCGTTATCTGCAACTATGCAATATTGGGTGGTTTATTGTAATTCTGGTCTAAACCCTTtgatttatgcctttttttACCCGTGGTtcagaaaatctgttaaacagATTATTACACTTCAGATTTTGCAGCCTGACTCCTGTGagacaaacatactgtag